In the Streptomyces sp. SJL17-4 genome, CTCGAAGCCCGCCTTGACCAGCGCCGCGGTGCCACCGCAGAGAACGGCCTGCTCGCCGAAGAGGTCGGTCTCGGTCTCCTCGGTGAAGGTCGTCTTGATGACGCCGGCGCGGGTGCCGCCGATGCCCTTGGCGTACGAGAGCGCCAGCGCGAAGGCGCTGCCGGTCGCGTCCTGCTCGACGGCCGCGATGCACGGAACGCCGCGGCCCTCCTCGTACTGACGACGGACCAGGTGGCCCGGGCCCTTCGGGGCGACCAGAGCGACGTCGACGCCCTCGGGCACCTTGATGAAGCCGTAACGGACGTTCAGACCGTGACCGAAGAAGAGCGCGTCGCCCTCCTTCAGGTTGTCCTTGATGGACTCCTCGTAGACCTGGGCCTGGATCGGGTCCGGGGTCAGGATCATGATGAGGTCGGCCTCGGCCGCCGCCTCGGCGACGGAGACGACGCGCAGGCCCTGCTCCTCGGCCTTGGCCTTGGACTTCGAGCCCTCCTGCAGACCGACGCGGACGTCGACACCGGAGTCACGGAGCGACAGCGCGTGGGCGTGGCCCTGGCTGCCGTAACCGATCACCGCGACCTTGCGGCCCTGGATGATGGACAGGTCGGCGTCGTCGTCGTAGAACAGCTCGGCCACTGGGTATCTCCTTGAGGTGCTGGTGTTGCGTCCCACCGTACGGCGGGGAGCGGGAGGAAAGTTTTCGGGTCTCGTCAGTCGGACCGGCGGATGGACCGCCGGTTGACCTTCGACGGCTCCGGGGCGATGACTCTGGGGCTATGACTCTCAGGCGCTGCGGTCGAGGGCCCGGAGGGACCGGTCCGTGATGGACCGGGAACCACGCCCTATGGCGATCGTGCCGGACTGCACGAGCTCCTTGACGCCGAACTGCTCCAGCATCTTGAGCATCGCGTCGAGCTTGTCACTCGAACCGGTGGCCTCGATGGTGACCGCCTCGGGCGAGACGTCCACGGTCTTCGCCCGGAACAGCTGGACGATCTCGACGATCTGGGAGCGGGTCTCGTTGTCGGCGCGGACCTTCACCAGGACGAGCTCGCGCTGGATCGCAGCGCTGGGCTCGAGTTCGACGATCTTCAGGACGTTGACCAGCTTGTTGAGCTGCTTGGTCACCTGCTCCAGGGGCAGGTCCTCGACATTGACCACGATGGTGATGCGGGAGATGTCGGGGTGCTCGGTGATGCCGACGGCGAGGGAGTCGATGTTGAAGCCGCGGCGCGAGAACAGGGCGGCGATCCGGGCGAGGATGCCGGGCGTGTTCTCGACGAGAACGGAGAGCGTGTGCTTGGTGGACATGGTCTGGGTCTCTTCCTTTTCGCTCTGCTTCGTTCCGCGCTTCAGTCGTCTTCGCCGTCGCCGAAGTCGGGGCGGACGCCCCGGGCGGCCATGACCTCGTCGTTCGAGGTGCCGGCGGCGACCATCGGCCAGACCTGGGCGTCCTCGTGGACGATGAAGTCGACGACGACCGGACGGTCGTTGATGGCGTTGGCCTCGGCGATGACCTTGTCCAGGTCGGCCGGGTCCTCACAGCGCAGGGCGACACAGCCCATGGCCTCGGACAGCTTGACGAAGTCGGGGACGCGGGTGCCCTTGTTCGCCTGGACGTCGTCCGGGCCGGAGTGCAGGACGGTGTTCGAGTAGCGCTGGTTGTAGAAGAGGGTCTGCCACTGGCGGACCATCCCGAGGGCGCCGTTGTTGATGATGGCGACCTTGATCGGGATGTTGTTCAGGGCGCAGGTGGTGAGCTCCTGATTGGTCATCTGGAAGCAGCCGTCGCCGTCGATCGCCCAGACCGGGCGGTCGGGCATGCCGGCCTTGGCGCCCATCGCGGCGGGGACCGCGTACCCCATCGTCCCGAGGCCGCCGGAGTTCAGCCAGGTGGCCGGACGCTCGTAGTCGATGAAGTGGGCGGCCCACATCTGGTGCTGGCCGACGCCCGCGGCGAAGATCGTGTCGTCGGGGGCGAGCTGGCCGATGCGCTGGATGACCTGCTGCGGCGAGAGGCTGCCGTCCTCCGGCAGGTCGTAGCCGAGCGGGTAGGTCTCGCGCCAGCGGTTCAGGTCGCTCCACCAGGCGGTGTAGTCGCCCTTGTTGCCCTCGCTGTGCTCGGCCTGGACGGCCTGGACCAGGTCGGCGATGACCTCGCGGGCGTCACCGACGATCGGGACGTCGGCGGTGCGGTTCTTGCCGATCTCGGCCGGGTCGATGTCCGCGTGGACGATCTTGGCGTACGGGGCGAAGCTGTCGAGCTTGCCGGTGACGCGGTCGTCGAAGCGGGCGCCGAGGGCGACGATCAGGTCGGACTTCTGCAGCGCGGTGACAGCGGTGACCGCACCGTGCATGCCCGGCATGCCCACGTGCAGCGGGTGGCTGTCGGGGAAGGCGCCGAGAGCCATCAGGGTGGTGGTGACCGGGGCGCCGGTGAGCTCGGCGAGGATCTTCAGCTCGGCGGTGGCGCCGGCCTTGATGACGCCGCCGCCGACGTACAGGACCGGGCGCTTGGCCGCGCTGATCAGCTTGGCGGCCTCGCGGATCTGCTTGGCGTGCGGCTTGGTCACCGGGCGGTAGCCGGGCAGGTCGGTCTGCGGCGGCCAGCTGAAGGTGGTCTTCGCCTGGAGGGCGTCCTTGGAGATGTCGACCAGGACCGGGCCGGGGCGGCCGGTGGAGGCGATGTGGAAGGCCTCGGCGATCGTCCGCGGGATGTCCTCGGCCTTGGTGACCAGGAAGTTGTGCTTGGTGATCGGCATCGTGATGCCGCAGATGTCCGCCTCCTGGAAGGCGTCCGTGCCGATCGCCTTCGAGGCGACCTGGCCGGTGATCGCGACGAGGGGGACCGAGTCCATGTGCGCGTCGGCGATCGGGGTGACGAGGTTGGTCGCACCGGGTCCCGAGGTCGCCATGCAGACGCCGACCTTGCCGGTCGCCTGGGCGTAGCCGGTGGCCGCGTGGCCCGCGCCCTGCTCGTGGCGGACCAGGATGTGGCGGACCTTCTGCGAGTCCATCATCGGGTCGTACGCGGGCAGGATCGCGCCACCGGGGATACCGAAGACGGTGTCGGCGCCCACTTCCTCGAGAGAACGGATGAGGGACTGCGCACCCGTGACGTACTCGACGGTGGTGGCGGGCTGCGCGCCGTTACGGGGCCGCGGCTGCGGATGGTGCCCGGTGGCCTGCTCGGTCATCAGCATCTCTTCTCGAAGCAGAGGGTTTTACGAGGGTTTGGGACGACTTTGGGGTGAGCCAGTGCAACAAAAAACCCCTCGTGCCGTGAGGCAAGCGAGGGGAGCGCGTCGGGTGCGTTTCAAGCGGGGCCTGCCGTGGCCCTGCTTCAGCCGACGCGCTTTCCAAGTACGAGAATTCGGGTGCGCATGGCATTGACCCTCCCTCTCAGCCCTCACCACTGTCAAGTGGGTGGGACGGGCGTCTCAGTATTTGAGCGAAACGGGGGACGGTTTCCGGCCTGGACGGGGACCGCTCCGGGCAGCGGGTACTCGTCCCGCACGAGGGCCCTGCGCAGCCGATACTCGTCGAGCGGGCCCGCGAAGGCCATGCCTTGGGCGTGGCTGCAGCCCATCGCCCGCAGGGCGACGACCTGCTCCGGTACGTCCACGCCCTCGGCGACGGTCTGCATCCCGAGCTCGTCGGCGATACGGAGCACCCCGCGGGTGATCTTGCGGAGCCTGGCCGATTCGACGACGCCCTCGACGAGCCCCCGGTCCAGTTTCAGTATGTCCACGGGCAGCCTGCGGAGGGCGTTGATCGCCACGTGTCCGCTGCCGAATCCGTCGAGCGCGATCCGCACCCCGAGACGGCGCAGGGTGACCAGGCGCTGCTCCAGGTCGTCGAGCGGGATCCGAGGGTCGCTGTCGGCGAGTTCCACGATCAGCGAACCGGACGGCAGGCCGTGCCGGGTGAGCAGGGACTCGATCGAGCCGAGCGGCAGCGAGCGGTCCAGGAGACGGCGGGCGGAGACCCGGATGGACACGGGGGCGCGATGGCCGATTCCCGCACGCTCGGCGGCCTGCTCGACGGCCTCTTCGAGCAGCCAGCGGCCGAGCTCGGCGGTGCGCTCGCTGTCGTCGGTGACCCGGAGGTACTCGGCGGGGGTGAAGAGGATGCCCTGGGCCGACCGCCAGCGCGCCTGAGCGCTGACGGCGGAGATCCGGCCGGTGGCGAGGTCGACGACCGGCTGGTGGAGCAGGGCGAACTCACCGTCGTGGAGGGCGGTCCGCAGCCGGGCGGCCAGTTCCGTCCGGCGGACCACCTCGGCCTGCATCTGGGGCGCGTAGAGCTCGACGCGGTCCTTGCCGGCCGCCTTGGCGCGGTACATGGCGAGGTCGGCGTTGCGCAGGAGGTCACCGGCCTCGATGCCGGGCTCGGCGAAGGCGACGCCGATGGAGGCGGCGACCCGCACCTCGTTGCCCCCGTCGACGCGGTAGGGCCGGGAGAGGGTGAGGCGGAGCCGGTCGGCGATCTCCTGGACCTGCTTCTGGCGGGCCGCCTGGTCGCGGCCGCCGTCGCCGAGGATGAGGGCGGCGAACTCGTCGCCGCCGAGCCGGGCGGCCGTGTCCCCCGCGCGTACGGAGTCGTGCAGCCGGCGGGCGGCCTGGACGAGGAGGTCGTCGCCCGCCTGGTGGCCGAGGCGGTCGTTGACGCTCTTGAAACCGTCGAGGTCGATGAAGAGCACGGCGGTGCCGGGGTCGGAGGCGCGGCGGCCGCTGAGGGCCTGCCGGACCCGCCGGGTGAAGAGCGCCCGGTTGGGCAGGTCGGTGAGCGGGTCGTGCTCGGCGTTGTGCTGCAACTGGGCCTGGAGCCGCACCCGTTCGGTGACGTCCCGGCTGTTGAAGATCAGGCCGCCCTGGTGGCGGTTGACCGTGGACTCGACGTTCAGCCAGTCGCCGCGGCCCGAGCGGAAGCGGCACTCGATCCGGGTGGTGGGCTCCTTGGCGGGCGAGGCGGCCAGGAAGCGCCGTAGCTCGTGGACGACGGCACCGAGGTCCTCGGGGTGGATGAGCGAGGAGAGCTCGGAGCCGATCAGTTCCTCGGCGTCCCGTCCGTACACCCCGGAGGCGGCCGGACTGACGTAGCGGAGTATCCCGGTCGGCGCGGCGATCATGATGACATCGCTGGAGCCCTGCACGAGGGACCTGAAGTGGTTCTCCTTCTGGGCCAGTTCATGGGTCAGAGCGATGTTGTCGAGGAGCATGATGCCCTGCCGTAGGACGAGGGCGAGGACCACCGTGCAGCCGGTGAGGACGACGACGCGGTCGACCCGGCGTCCCTCCACGACGTTGTACAGGATGCCGAGGGTGCAGACCGCGGCGGCGAGGTACGGCGTGAGGGCGGCGAGCGAGCCGGCGACCGGGCGGCTGTGCAGCCACTGACCGCGCGCGGTGGCGGTGCTGTCCGGGACACGGCGCGCCCCCCAGGGCGCGTAGGCGAGCAGCAGGGAGCCGGCGAACCAGCCGGCGTCGAGCAGCTGGCCCGAGGCGTAGTTCTCGCGCAGCAGCGGCGAGGTGAACAGGGCGTCGCACAGCACGGTCAGGGCGAGGGCGGCGATCGCGGTGTTGGTCGCCGAGCGGTTCGCCTGGGAACGTCGGAAGTGCAGGACCAGGACCATGCTCACCAGGACGATGTCGAGCAACGGGTACGCGAGCGACAGTGCCGCCTGGGCGACCGGCTCGTTCTGGAAGTGGGCGGTACGGGCGAGGGCGAGGCTCCACGAGAGCGTGAGGAGGGAACCCCCGATGAGCCAGGCGTCGAGCGCGAGACAGACCCAGCCGGCCCGGGTGACGGGCTTCTTGGCCAGGACGAGCAGGCCGACGATGGCCGGCGGAGCGAAGAGCAAGAAGAAGAGGTCGGCGACGGAGGAGTCGGGCACCTCGGTGCGGAGCACGACCTCGTACCACCCCCACACGGCGTTGCCCGCGGCGGCCATGAGCGAGGAGAAGGCGAAGAGCAGCCAGGCGGGGCGGGCGCTGCCGCGGTGGGCGCGCCCGTAGAGGAAACAGGAGACCGCGGCGGCGAGGGCGGCGGCGCTGAGTCCGAAGTCGCCCATGAAGAGGGCGATTTCGGGTGATCCCCAGCCGAGTGAGGCGCCGGTCGTGTAGCCCGCGCAGATCACCACCAGGGCGATCTGGGCGAAGAGCGAGCCGAAGCCGGGGTGCCCGGGGTCCGGATGGCCGGAGTCGCCTCCGCCGCCGACGGGGGGCCGTGCGAGGACCGCGCCGGGCGCGCTCACCGGTCCCTCCGGCGCCGCGTCACCGCACCCGGCCGCGTCGTGCGGGCGCGCCGGCGGCTCGTCGGCGCCGCCGGGAGCGTGCCCGTCGCAGTCGTGGGGGCCGGCAGGGTCCCGTACGACCGCACCGACCGACTCCGACCCGACACCCGGCTCCCGTACGGCAGGGGCGACCAGCCCCGGTGCGGCGCCCGGCTTCCCTCCTGCCTGGTCGGCCGGGTCCGGCGCGGGGGCGCCGCAGGCCTCGGAGGCGCTGTGTGGCGTGAAGTCGCCATGAGGTGCGCAGGCGCCGTTCGCCGCGGGGGTGTCGTGCGCCGCGGCGGCGCGGGCGGCCGGGGCCGTGGCGCCGCCGGGGCGATCGGCCGCGCCCGGTGGTTCGGCAGCGTGACCTTCGGCTCGGAGGTCCGGTCCGGTGTCCGGTCCGGCGTCCGGTCCGGAGGTCGGGTCGGTGTGCGACCCGGTGTCCGGTGGCTCGGCCGCTCGGGGCGCGCGGTGCGGCGCGGCCTGGTCCGGCACGGAATGCGCGTGGCCGGTGGCGAGGCGTGGAAGGCTCGCCGGCGGCGGCGTCGCCGCGTCGGATCGTCGGTCCTCCGGCCGTGCCTCACCCGTCGCCCCCCTCGGAATCTGATGTCCCGTCACTTCGCTCCCCAGCGTCAGCCCGTACTCGACGCAGTCCCCACGCTCCGGGACGATACACCAGGACGGTCACTCAGGGACAGGGTCGCAGTACTCTCCGTGACGGCCCGGAGGCTTGCATGCGGCGCGTGTCGGGGCGCGTACCACCCGACCGGCCTATCGCGGCCGTTCAGCCGGTGGTGAGCAGTACGTTGGCCGGCTCCTCGCCCGCCACGAACCGCCGCAGCTGCCCCGCGATCAGCCGCTTCGCCCGCGGCATGAAGGCCGAAGTGGAACCCCCGACGTGGGGGCTGATCAGGACACCGGGAGCGTGCCACAACGGATGGCCGGCCGGCAGCGGTTCCGGGTCGGTGACATCGAGTGCCGCCGTGATCCTGCCGCTCTCGACCTCCTTGAGCAGGGCCGCGGTGTCGACGACCGGCCCCCGCGCGACGTTCACGAGGAGCGCCCCGTCCTTCATCCGGCCGAGGAACCCGGCGTCGGCGAGATGCCTGGTCGCGGGCGTGAGCGGAGTGGAGAGCACGACGACATCGGCATCCGGAAGCAGCGCGGGCAGCTCCGTCAGGGGATGGACCTCGCCGCGCGCTGTGGTGCGCGCGGAGCGTGCGACGCGCGACACCCGCGCGCACTCGAAGGGCGCGAGCCGGTCCTCGATGGCGGCGCCGATGGATCCGTACCCGACGATCAGGACGGACTTGTCGGCGAGGGCCGGGTAGAAGCCGGCCCGCCACTCCTCGGCGTCCTGGCCGCGCACGAAACCGGGGATGCCGCGCAGCGAGGCCAGGATCAGCGCGAGCGTGAGTTCGGCGGTGCTGGCCTCGTGGACGCCCTTCGCGTTGCAGAGGGCGACGCCCGGGGGCAGCGAGTCGATGCCGGGGGTGACGTGGTCGATGCCCGCGGACAGGGTCTGCACGACCCGCAGCGAGGCCATCGCGGCCAGCGGCCGTACGGCGATCTCGGAGCCCTTCATGTACGGGACGACGTAGAAGGCGCAGTGCGCCGGGTCGGCCGGGAACTCCGGTCCGCCGTCCCAGAAGCGGTAGTTCAGGCCCGACGCGCCCGGTTCGGGGAGATCGTCGATCTCGTCCGCGGGAATCGGAAGCCACACGTCAGCGGTCGTGTTCTCGAATCTCATGAGCGGGAGGCTATGCGAAGAATCCCGTGCGTCATTGGTTACTTTGGGGGACGGCACAGGGAGGGGTACCGGCAGGTGGAGCGCAGGACTATCGGGGCGACGGCGCTCGACGTGGGTGCGATCGGCCTGGGGTGCATGCCGATGAGCTGGGCGTACAGCCGTTCGGAACAGCGGGGGGACCGCTCGCTGCGGACCGTGCACGCGGCGCTGGACGCCGGGGTGAGCCTGCTCGACACCGCCGACATGTACGGCCCGTTCACCAACGAGCCTTTGGTGGGACGGGTGTTGAAGGAGCGACGGGCGGACGCCTTCGTCTCGACGAAGTGCGGACTGCTCGTCGGCGACGGCGGCGAGCGCCGGCACGTGGTCGCCAACGGCAGGCCGGGGTACGTCCGCCGGGCCTGCGACGCCTCGCTCCGGCGGCTCCAGACCGATGTGATCGACCTCTACCAGCTGCACCGGGCGGACCCCGAGGTGCCGGTCGAGGAGACCTGGGGAGCGATGGCCGAGCTGGTCTCGGCCGGCAAGGTGCGGGCGCTCGGACTCTGTGCCGTCGGCAGCCGCTCGGCCCGCCGGGGCGCGACCGGTCTCCGTCGTGACGGCTATGAGGGAACGATCCGCCAACTGGAGCGGATCCAGCAGGTGTTCCCGGTGGCGGCGGTGGAGGCCGAGCTGTCGGTGTGGTCCCAGGAGGCGCTGGTGCGGCTGCTGCCGTGGTGTGCGGCGCGGGGTGTCGGCTTCCTGGCGGCGATGCCGCTGGGGAACGGCTTCCTGACCGGGACGCTGACGCCGGGCGGCGGCTTCGAGCCGGACGATCCGCGGGCCCGGCACCCCCGGTTCACGGCGGAGATGATGGCGGCGAACCAGCCGCTGGTGGCGGGGCTGCGGCGGGTGGCCGCGCGGCACGGGGCGGCGGTCACCCCGGCGCAGGTGGCGCTCGCCTGGGTGCTGGGCCGGGGGCGGCACGTCGTGCCGGTGCCGGGGACGAAGCGGGAGCGCTGGGCGGTGGAGAACGCCGGGGCGGCCGGGCTGCGGCTGACGGCGGCGGACCTGGCGGAGATCGCGGCCCTTCCGGCGGCCCGGGGGTCCTGGGACTGAGCGGCTCGCGGGACCTCGGGGCACGGGTTGTCGCTGCGTCGGGAACCTGATCGCGCCGGGCGGTGTATCAAGGGTGAAGGGATGCCGCTCGACTCGTCGAAGGGGACCGTGCCATGAGCCGTCCTGCAGTTGTGAAGGCCCTGTGGGGCGCCGCCGTGCTGGTCCTGGTGGCGGGCTGCTCCTCGGGGGGTACGGAGGATCGGCCGGGTACGGCTCCGCCGACGTCGGCCTCGACGTCCGCGTCTGCGTCCGCGTCGGCCACCACCCCGGGGAGCCCGTCCGGGTCCGCCACCGCTCCCGCCGCTGGGCGGGCGACGGTGACGGGCACGCTCACCGAGGGTCTGAAGTCGCCCTGGGGGCTCGCCGAGCTGCCCGACGGGGA is a window encoding:
- a CDS encoding aldo/keto reductase, with product MERRTIGATALDVGAIGLGCMPMSWAYSRSEQRGDRSLRTVHAALDAGVSLLDTADMYGPFTNEPLVGRVLKERRADAFVSTKCGLLVGDGGERRHVVANGRPGYVRRACDASLRRLQTDVIDLYQLHRADPEVPVEETWGAMAELVSAGKVRALGLCAVGSRSARRGATGLRRDGYEGTIRQLERIQQVFPVAAVEAELSVWSQEALVRLLPWCAARGVGFLAAMPLGNGFLTGTLTPGGGFEPDDPRARHPRFTAEMMAANQPLVAGLRRVAARHGAAVTPAQVALAWVLGRGRHVVPVPGTKRERWAVENAGAAGLRLTAADLAEIAALPAARGSWD
- a CDS encoding acetolactate synthase large subunit; the encoded protein is MLMTEQATGHHPQPRPRNGAQPATTVEYVTGAQSLIRSLEEVGADTVFGIPGGAILPAYDPMMDSQKVRHILVRHEQGAGHAATGYAQATGKVGVCMATSGPGATNLVTPIADAHMDSVPLVAITGQVASKAIGTDAFQEADICGITMPITKHNFLVTKAEDIPRTIAEAFHIASTGRPGPVLVDISKDALQAKTTFSWPPQTDLPGYRPVTKPHAKQIREAAKLISAAKRPVLYVGGGVIKAGATAELKILAELTGAPVTTTLMALGAFPDSHPLHVGMPGMHGAVTAVTALQKSDLIVALGARFDDRVTGKLDSFAPYAKIVHADIDPAEIGKNRTADVPIVGDAREVIADLVQAVQAEHSEGNKGDYTAWWSDLNRWRETYPLGYDLPEDGSLSPQQVIQRIGQLAPDDTIFAAGVGQHQMWAAHFIDYERPATWLNSGGLGTMGYAVPAAMGAKAGMPDRPVWAIDGDGCFQMTNQELTTCALNNIPIKVAIINNGALGMVRQWQTLFYNQRYSNTVLHSGPDDVQANKGTRVPDFVKLSEAMGCVALRCEDPADLDKVIAEANAINDRPVVVDFIVHEDAQVWPMVAAGTSNDEVMAARGVRPDFGDGEDD
- a CDS encoding EAL domain-containing protein — protein: MALVVICAGYTTGASLGWGSPEIALFMGDFGLSAAALAAAVSCFLYGRAHRGSARPAWLLFAFSSLMAAAGNAVWGWYEVVLRTEVPDSSVADLFFLLFAPPAIVGLLVLAKKPVTRAGWVCLALDAWLIGGSLLTLSWSLALARTAHFQNEPVAQAALSLAYPLLDIVLVSMVLVLHFRRSQANRSATNTAIAALALTVLCDALFTSPLLRENYASGQLLDAGWFAGSLLLAYAPWGARRVPDSTATARGQWLHSRPVAGSLAALTPYLAAAVCTLGILYNVVEGRRVDRVVVLTGCTVVLALVLRQGIMLLDNIALTHELAQKENHFRSLVQGSSDVIMIAAPTGILRYVSPAASGVYGRDAEELIGSELSSLIHPEDLGAVVHELRRFLAASPAKEPTTRIECRFRSGRGDWLNVESTVNRHQGGLIFNSRDVTERVRLQAQLQHNAEHDPLTDLPNRALFTRRVRQALSGRRASDPGTAVLFIDLDGFKSVNDRLGHQAGDDLLVQAARRLHDSVRAGDTAARLGGDEFAALILGDGGRDQAARQKQVQEIADRLRLTLSRPYRVDGGNEVRVAASIGVAFAEPGIEAGDLLRNADLAMYRAKAAGKDRVELYAPQMQAEVVRRTELAARLRTALHDGEFALLHQPVVDLATGRISAVSAQARWRSAQGILFTPAEYLRVTDDSERTAELGRWLLEEAVEQAAERAGIGHRAPVSIRVSARRLLDRSLPLGSIESLLTRHGLPSGSLIVELADSDPRIPLDDLEQRLVTLRRLGVRIALDGFGSGHVAINALRRLPVDILKLDRGLVEGVVESARLRKITRGVLRIADELGMQTVAEGVDVPEQVVALRAMGCSHAQGMAFAGPLDEYRLRRALVRDEYPLPGAVPVQAGNRPPFRSNTETPVPPT
- a CDS encoding 2-hydroxyacid dehydrogenase, with amino-acid sequence MRFENTTADVWLPIPADEIDDLPEPGASGLNYRFWDGGPEFPADPAHCAFYVVPYMKGSEIAVRPLAAMASLRVVQTLSAGIDHVTPGIDSLPPGVALCNAKGVHEASTAELTLALILASLRGIPGFVRGQDAEEWRAGFYPALADKSVLIVGYGSIGAAIEDRLAPFECARVSRVARSARTTARGEVHPLTELPALLPDADVVVLSTPLTPATRHLADAGFLGRMKDGALLVNVARGPVVDTAALLKEVESGRITAALDVTDPEPLPAGHPLWHAPGVLISPHVGGSTSAFMPRAKRLIAGQLRRFVAGEEPANVLLTTG
- the ilvN gene encoding acetolactate synthase small subunit, with the translated sequence MSTKHTLSVLVENTPGILARIAALFSRRGFNIDSLAVGITEHPDISRITIVVNVEDLPLEQVTKQLNKLVNVLKIVELEPSAAIQRELVLVKVRADNETRSQIVEIVQLFRAKTVDVSPEAVTIEATGSSDKLDAMLKMLEQFGVKELVQSGTIAIGRGSRSITDRSLRALDRSA
- the ilvC gene encoding ketol-acid reductoisomerase, which codes for MAELFYDDDADLSIIQGRKVAVIGYGSQGHAHALSLRDSGVDVRVGLQEGSKSKAKAEEQGLRVVSVAEAAAEADLIMILTPDPIQAQVYEESIKDNLKEGDALFFGHGLNVRYGFIKVPEGVDVALVAPKGPGHLVRRQYEEGRGVPCIAAVEQDATGSAFALALSYAKGIGGTRAGVIKTTFTEETETDLFGEQAVLCGGTAALVKAGFETLTEAGYQPEIAYFECLHELKLIVDLMYEGGLEKMRWSVSETAEWGDYVTGPRIITDATKAEMKKVLAEIQDGTFAKEWMAEYHGGLKKYNEYKTQDENHLLETTGKELRKLMSWVNDEEA